In Euphorbia lathyris chromosome 9, ddEupLath1.1, whole genome shotgun sequence, the following are encoded in one genomic region:
- the LOC136205956 gene encoding cytochrome P450 89A2-like, whose protein sequence is MEIWFLILVTISISALFRAFLNLFSPSKDPPYTLPPGPHILPVIGNIKWMKKSILEIELILRSLHRELGPVITFRLGSRPSIFIADRTLAHQALVENGSLFSTRSVATATTKIATGNQRTISSSFYGPTWRLLRRNLTSEILHPSRAKSYSHARKSVLQILLHRFQSQSNSGDPVTVVANFQYAMFCLLVLMCLGDKLDEKQIKEIERVERSAIVNGRRFEVLNYWPALTKILLKKRWSEFFKIQKERQDVMLPLIRARKKVNEERLQNLPNQEKEEFILSYVDTLLNLQLPDEKRKLTEIEIVSLCNEFLNAGTDTTSTSLQWIMANLVKFPQIQEKLFMEMKGVVEEGEEEVKEEQLHKMPYLKAIILEGLRRHPPAHFVLPHSVKEDVVLGKYLIPKNANINFMVAEMGWDEKVWEDPMSFKPERFMGKEFDITGSREVKMMPFGIGRRICPGYGLAMLHLEYFVANLIWNYEWKAVDGDDVDLSEKMVFTVVMKNPLKAHISPRLK, encoded by the coding sequence ATGGAAATCTGGTTTCTCATCCTTGTCACCATCTCCATTTCTGCTCTCTTCAGAGCTTTCCTCAACCTTTTCTCTCCTTCCAAGGATCCACCCTACACCCTCCCGCCGGGACCCCATATTCTTCCCGTCATCGGAAACATTAAATGGATGAAGAAATCCATTTTGGAGATTGAGCTCATCCTCCGCTCCCTTCACCGGGAACTCGGCCCTGTCATCACTTTCCGACTCGGATCTCGCCCATCCATCTTTATCGCCGACCGTACCCTTGCTCACCAAGCCCTAGTCGAAAACGGCTCGCTTTTCTCTACCCGCTCTGTAGCTACTGCTACTACTAAAATTGCTACCGGCAATCAGCGTACTATCAGCTCATCCTTTTACGGTCCTACTTGGCGCCTCCTCCGCCGCAATCTCACTTCGGAAATACTCCATCCTTCTCGGGCCAAGTCGTATTCTCATGCTCGCAAATCGGTTCTGCAAATTCTCCTCCACCGCTTCCAATCTCAGTCGAATTCCGGCGATCCTGTTACGGTTGTGGCTAATTTTCAATACGCTATGTTTTGCTTATTAGTCCTTATGTGTTTGGGAGACAAACTTGATGAGAAACAAATCAAGGAAATCGAGAGAGTAGAGCGTTCTGCGATTGTCAATGGCCGGAGATTCGAGGTACTCAATTACTGGCCAGCGTTGACGAAGATTTTGTTGAAGAAACGTTGGTCGGAGTTCTTCAAGATTCAGAAGGAAAGACAAGACGTGATGCTTCCATTGATAAGAGCGAGAAAGAAAGTGAACGAAGAAAGGCTGCAAAATCTCCCAAATCAGGAAAAAGAAGAGTTTATCTTATCATATGTTGATACTTTGTTGAATCTGCAACTTCCAGATGAGAAAAGAAAGCTGACAGAGATAGAAATTGTGAGTTTGTGCAACGAATTTCTCAACGCCGGCACTGATACTACTTCCACATCATTGCAATGGATTATGGCGAATTTAGTGAAATTCCCCCAAATTCAAGAGAAGCTATTTATGGAAATGAAAGGTGTTgttgaagaaggagaagaagaggttAAAGAAGAGCAACTTCACAAAATGCCATATCTGAAAGCAATAATCTTAGAAGGGTTAAGGCGACACCCGCCGGCGCATTTTGTGTTGCCACATTCAGTGAAAGAAGATGTTGTTTTGGGGAAATATTTAATACCCAAAAATGCAAATATAAACTTCATGGTAGCAGAAATGGGATGGGATGAAAAAGTGTGGGAAGATCCAATGAGTTTCAAGCCAGAAAGATTTATGGGGAAAGAGTTTGATATAACAGGAAGTAGAGAGGTTAAGATGATGCCTTTTGGTATTGGAAGGAGAATATGCCCTGGATATGGTTTAGCAATGCTTCATTTGGAGTATTTTGTGGCCAATTTGATATGGAATTATGAGTGGAAAGCTGTTGATGGTGATGATGTTGATCTCTCTGAAAAAATGGTGTTTACAGTGGTCATGAAAAACCCATTGAAGGCACACATATCTCCCAGGCTAAAATAA